From one Gossypium hirsutum isolate 1008001.06 chromosome D08, Gossypium_hirsutum_v2.1, whole genome shotgun sequence genomic stretch:
- the LOC107932839 gene encoding chromatin modification-related protein EAF1 A-like, giving the protein MTAAAQISRCVAFTSRLKLEEQHQYSELKKVALSLANAVMYFWHSAEVLLNRKDASLGPKKSGHDLVHLPANEVPKNMTAKLDMDMNEDQQHFGNNSKLAIQAYALRFLKYSSSSVSSPQAEAPATPDMISDSGIMDISWDENLTEESLFYPVPLGAMETYRRSIESYLIQTEKTGSSKQEEVEISVYDAGAEFGYDDFVCDEEERETSTYYFPGAFEDSKSSKLNQKKWKKIKSYLAIPYEMGAYFPHRHCAQQSMLIRKRPASSLNVNPIPMKCVRTGSRQRVLSPFSSAPAAGSLQGPTKTDASSGDTNPFQDDQNTLNEGFQIQKSMEVVIGITRVLQYRPNPQILCFSIPFPNRGLPITSGFPFQVSVLPSLPTRPSPFSVLIISSRLPLPILSLSIIFSLSFVAARLKATASFFLSVSA; this is encoded by the exons ATGACGGCTGCTGCTCAAATATCTCGATGTGTTGCTTTTACTTCGCGATTGAAACTTGAAGAACAACATCAATATTCGGAACTCAAAAAAGTAGCATTAAGCCTTGCTAATGCCGTCATGTACTTTTGGCATTCAGCAGAGGTGCTTCTAAATAGGAAAGATGCAAGTCTTGGCCCAAAGAAAAGTGGCCATGATTTAGTGCACTTACCAGCCAATGAAGTTCCTAAGAACATGACTGCAAAACTTGATATG GATATGAATGAGGACCAGCAGCACTTTGGAAATAACAGTAAACTTGCTATTCAGGCATATGCTCTTAGATTTTTGAAATATAGCAGCTCCTCTGTTTCCTCACCTCAAGCTGAAGCTCCAGCAACTCCTGACATGATATCTGACTCGGGCATTATGGACATTTCTTGGGATGAAAACCTAACTGAA GAAAGCCTCTTCTATCCAGTACCTTTAGGTGCCATGGAAACCTACCGAAGATCTATTGAATCTTATTTGATACAGACTGAG AAAACTGGCAGTAGTAAGCAAGAGGAGGTTGAAATTTCTGTTTATGATGCTGGGGCTG AGTTTGGATATGATGACTTTGTGTGTGATGAGGAAGAACGAGAAACAAGTACTTACTATTTTCCTGGAGCCTTTGAAGATAGCAAATCATCGAAATTAAACCAGAAAAAGTGgaagaaaataaaatcatatcttgcAATACCTTATGAAATGGGTGCTTATTTTCCACATAGACACTGTGCCCAACAGTCGATGTTGATAAGGAAAAGGCCTGCTAGCAGTCTAAATGTCAATCCAATTCCAATGAAATGTGTGCGTACTGGTTCCAGGCAGAGGGTTTTAAGTCCATTTAGCAGTGCACCTGCTGCTGGGAGTTTACAAGGTCCAACAAAAACAGATGCTTCTAGTGGGGATACTAATCCTTTTCAGGATGATCAGAATACTTTGAATGAAGGATTCCAGATCCAGAAAAGCATGGAGGTtgtaataggtattacgcgcgtattacaataccgacctaatccccaaattctCTGCTTTTCTATTCCCTTCCCAAATCGAGGATTACCCATTACGTCCGGCTTCCCTTTCCaagtctctgttttaccctccctccctacccgaccctctccttTTTCTGTCCTCATCATTTCTTCTCGTCTGCCTTTACCGATTCTCTCTCTCTCGattattttttccctttcattTGTTGCAGCACGTTTGAAAGCCACTGCTTCATTTTTTCTCTCGGTCTCGGCGTGA
- the LOC107932858 gene encoding ethylene-responsive transcription factor ERF017 translates to MMKPTSPVEHVSNSGSSSKYKGVRKRKWGKWVSEIRLPNSRERIWLGSYDSAEKAAKAFDVALYCLRGPEANFNFPKNPPEIVGGRSLTPPEIRAVAARLANQVDDQDGADNNNDNNDSSNDNYVRKEQCTSSSSGAGPLQAEENHEMGWLPFLSMDTDNQWMSDSRLYSPVSRILSYGGDQLFPPSPPISPPPIDDNADEYQYCGDGFSPSSSLWDF, encoded by the coding sequence ATGATGAAGCCAACATCACCTGTAGAACATGTCTCCAACAGCGGTAGTAGTTCCAAGTACAAGGGTGTAAGAAAAAGGAAATGGGGGAAATGGGTATCGGAGATCCGATTACCCAACAGCCGTGAACGTATTTGGTTAGGGTCTTATGACTCGGCGGAGAAAGCAGCCAAGGCGTTTGATGTGGCTCTTTATTGTTTACGTGGACCTGAAGCTAACTTTAATTTCCCTAAAAACCCACCGGAGATCGTGGGAGGAAGGTCACTTACCCCGCCGGAAATTCGAGCGGTGGCTGCTAGGTTGGCTAACCAGGTCGACGACCAAGACGGAGCtgataataataatgacaataatGATTCGAGTAATGACAATTACGTCAGGAAAGAACAGTGTACGTCGTCTTCGTCGGGAGCGGGCCCGTTACAGGCGGAGGAGAATCATGAAATGGGGTGGTTGCCGTTTTTGAGCATGGATACTGATAATCAGTGGATGTCCGATTCTAGGTTATACTCCCCGGTGAGTCGTATCTTGTCGTATGGTGGTGATCAACTGTTTCCTCCTTCACCGCCGATAAGTCCGCCGCCTATTGACGACAACGCTGATGAATATCAATACTGCGGCGACGGTTTTTCACCATCATCGTCATTGTGGGACTTTTAA
- the LOC107932882 gene encoding hepatocyte growth factor-regulated tyrosine kinase substrate has product MSSEPPPFQEAPRCDVCKCSFNTFRRRHHCRCCGRTLCHEHSSDQMPLPQFGILSSVRVCADCFNNSSGSAKADPQPPLGGVGSATDEVARLNINADVGAQTEATAKQQPVVSIPECKCGMPLCICESPAPKTDAVPLTMKNPPSSVASSNPKPKKTDTVPKSRGSTSNCKSSSVFNPGLVTNGTAADKSQTDYDVNGEGLREAIKNGDTAAVKRLLSEGVDANYRDKQGLSVLHLAALFNRTDIVFALMDHGASMDYKNAQGETPMDCAPVTLQYKMRTKLKEGRAA; this is encoded by the exons ATGTCATCGGAGCCTCCACCTTTTCAGGAAGCACCTCGCTGCGACGTCTGCAAATGCAGCTTCAACACTTTCAGGCGCCGG CACCATTGCCGATGTTGTGGAAGGACATTATGCCATGAACATTCATCTGATCAAATG CCTTTACCGCAATTTGGCATACTTTCGTCTGTTCGAGTTTGTGCAGATTGTTTCAATAACTCTTCAGG ATCTGCAAAAGCCGATCCTCAGCCTCCTCTAGGCGGAGTTGGTTCTGCTACTGATGAAGTCGCTAGATTAAACATTAACGCAGATGTGGGTGCACAAACTGAAGCAACTGCAAAGCAACAGCCTGTTGTAAGCATTCCAGAATGCAAGTGTGGAATGcctttgtgtatttgtgaaagtCCAGCACCGAAAACAGATGCAGTTCCACTTACG ATGAAAAACCCTCCATCCTCAGTGGCTTCGTcaaatccaaaaccaaaaaaGACTGACACTGTTCCCAAGAGTAGAGGCTCCACTTCAAACTGTAAATCTAG TTCGGTTTTCAATCCTGGTCTGGTGACCAATGGTACTGCTGCAGATAAATCTCAGACGGATTATGATGTCAATGGAGAG GGTTTAAGAGAAGCTATAAAGAATGGTGATACAGCTGCAGTCAAAAGGCTTCTAAGTGAG GGTGTAGATGCAAATTACCGTGACAAGCAAGGATTATCTGTACTGCATCTG GCGGCATTATTCAATCGAACCGATATAGTGTTTGCCCTCATGGATCATGGAGCAAGCATGGACTACAAGAATGCACAAG GAGAAACACCAATGGATTGTGCACCAGTCACTTTGCAATACAAGATGCGAACGAAGCTGAAAGAGGGCCGAGCAGCGTGA